DNA sequence from the Butyricimonas faecalis genome:
GCGTGCAGCGGAGGATGCGCTCTTTGCGAAGAACTACCGCAACCCTGCCAAGAACATAGACGATTGCGTCACCTACATTCTCAACTACGTGCAGCGGAGCGGTTGCAACGGCTTCACGGACGGGGAGATATTCGGGCAAGCCGTCCACTACTATGACGAGAACGAGATAGAGGTAGGCAAGCCTATCCAATGCCAAGTGGCGGTGAACCACGTTGTGGAACTCACGGCAGAGGAAAAGGCGGAAGCACGGCAGAACGCAGTCCGCAGATACCAAGAGGAAGAACTCCGCAAGTTGCAAAACCGCAGCAAGCCGAGAACCGCCACCAAAGCGACCGCACAAGAAGTACAACAACCCAACCTATTCAATTTCTGATTATGAAACCGAGAACACCCATACAGCAGGAAGTCGCACGATTGAGCGAGCGACTGCCGAAATTGACCGCCATACAGAGGGCATACGCTTTCCGCCATTGCTTCAAGCATTACGCCATCAAGAGGGCGGACGGCACGAACATCTGCACCGAGTGCGGACATTCGTGGAGGAGTGAACACGACCTTGCGGACACCGTTTGCGGATGCACCTGCCCGCATTGCGGCATGGAGTTGGAAGCGTTGCGCACCCGAAAGAGCGTGTTCAGCGAGAACGAGTATTTCTCCATCGTCACCACCTGCAAGCAGTATCAAGTTATACGCTTCTTTTTCGTCAAGTCCCGATACAAGGCAGGACAGGCAGCCGAGTATTCCATTTATGAAGTGGTGCAAAGGTGGATTTCGCCAAAAGGTACAACTACCACCGTTGCCCGACTGCGTGGAATGTCCATACTTTACTATGACCTATGGGCGGAATACAGCGACATGGAAGTACGCAAGAACAACAAACTACGTGCATACGATATAAACCCCGTCTGCACCTATCCCCGACAGCGTTTCATACCCGAACTGAAACGCAACGGCTTCAATGGCGAGTACCACAACATACTGCCTTACGACCTTTTCACGGCTATCCTTTCCGACAGCCGAGCCGAAACGCTGTTGAAGGCAGGGCAATACCCCATGTTGCGCCACTACATCCGCAGTTCCTTTGACATGGAGAGGTATTGGGCATCCATAAAGATATGTATCCGCAACGGCTACACCATTGCTGACGGCTCCATGTGGCGTGACACCATAGACCTCCTGCGGCATTTCGGCAAGGACACGAACAGCCCGAAATACGTCTGCCCTGCCGACCTCAAAGCCGAACACGACAGACTTATGCACAAGCGCAACAAGGAGATAGAGCGCAAGAAATTGGAAGAACGCATCCGCCAAGCGAAGAAACACGAGAAGGCATACCGCAAACTCAAAGGCATATTCTTCGGCATTGCATTCACGGACGGCACTTTGCAGGTGCGTGTGTTGGAGAGCGTGGCGGAGTTTGCAGCGGAAGGGACGGAACTGCACCATTGCGTGTTTTCCAACTCCTATTTCCTTGAAAAGAACTCCCTTATCCTATCCGCCACCATTGACGGCAAGCGCATAGAAACGGTGGAGGTTTCCTTGAAGACATTGGAAGTGGTGCAAAGTCGTGGCTTGCACAATTCCAATACCGAGTACCACGACCGCATTGTAAACCTTGTGAACAGCAATGTGAACCTTATCCGCCAGCGGATGGAAGTGGCATAGTATTAACCTATAAAACCCAACAAAATGGAAGTAAGAATTGAAAGCATGGTTTGTCTGTGGGACGATAAAATCCCCACGATGTTCCTTGAATTTGTGAACCTCCTCACTCTTGCAACGAGTGAGGAGCAGTTAAGACGGAGTGTAAAGGACTTTGCCGAGAAGCACGGACTTGACAGGTTTTTCCTTTACGGCTTCGGCTCCCACCATTTCTACCTGCACCAACGCTATACGAGTGACCCCGAAATGGTGATGCGCAACAGAGTTTTGTCAGTACATTTTTAACCACTCTAAAATCAACGATTATGGCAACACGAATGACCATCAACGGTATAAGCACCTGCACCGAAGCAGGTACGGAGAAATATGAGCGTTTCCAATTAGGTATCGGCAGACGCAAGCGGACACTTGTGCAGTACGACTACCGCCACCCCACAGACGGAGAGTTGTTCTCTTGTGTCAAACCCACATTGGACGAGTGCCGAGCCGCACGGGATAAGTGGCTCACGGCAAAGGATGGAAAGGAGGACAACCGATGAACACAGCCTATCAAACGCTGATAGTGAAATTCAGCGAGCCTATCAAAGTATTGGACGGCATCTTTGACGATGCCGAAGCGTGGGGAGTTGATACCCTAAAAGGGTGGATAGACGACTACGAGAGCAGCAGGTTTACCGCCATCAACAGCCATACGGCAGTCATCACAAGCGAGTACAATATGGAGTGCCTGATGGAATGGTTGAAACGAAACACACCCATTGCCGAGATAACAGAATGTTAAACAAGTTGGCGGTGTCCGCACCGCCAACCTAAAACCAAGAAAAGCATGATAGCAAAGACGATTTTACAGCAGATAGGCGGCAGACGCTTTGTCGCCATGACGGGAAGCAAGGACTTCATAGACATGGGCAACGGCTTGCGCATGAGCCTTGCAAGGAACAAGACGAGCGCGAACCGCCTTGACATCATCTACGATGCAGGATTAGACCTCTACAATATGCGTTTCTACCGCAAGACGTTCAGTAAAAAGACATTCGAGTGCAAGACAAAGGACATTGCAACGCACGATGGCATATACTGCGATATGCTGGAAGAAATGTTCACGATGGTAACGGGACTTTACACCCGTTTTTGAGTGGCGACGGCGAAAGCCGCCCTACTTTCTTTCGGTGAGCATGATGGCGGACAAAGAAAGTAGCAAAGAAACCGCTGTCCCAATCTACGATAGTATTCACAAAAACAAGTTTCAATCATGGAAGAAATCAGACAGAACGGAAAAATCATCCTGCACAGCGATGACGGAACAAGCATAAGGATGATTTTCAAAAACCTCACGGGGAGGAATTTTCAAGGTCAGGAATATGCGGAGTATATCCGGCATATCGCAATCGGGGAGATGGGATTTTCGCCCGGCATCATAGAGCATTGCAGGGACGGTGAGGTAATCGGCAAAGGAAAAATCCCGAATGTATGAAAAGCGGAAACTCCGATGAAGTTGCGGCTTCATCGGAGTTTTTAATTTAGCTATATATCCCAATCAGGTTTTACAATTTTGGGATAACGTTGTTGTCTAACTGTTTTCAATTTCTCCATGTAAAATAAATAAATCTCCTTATATGAGCCAAAACCGGGCTGTTGCATATCCTCTTCGATAGACAAACCACCAAATACCAGCAACCATAATCTTAATGCAACACCTAAGTAGCCCCAAAGTGGATCCATTTCATGTAATTCCAGTTTAGTAACCAAATTTTCTATTCGGACATCCATATCTGGATGAGTTCCATCACCAGAAATAGAATCTTCGCTCATCAATAAAATGGCTGCTAATACAGTTGCGACACCTGCCTTATATGTATTTCCCCATGCAGAGTCATATTCAGTTTGAATAAAACTAATTGCCGTATCATCTGCGGCAATTTCATCATCTATAGTATGGGGAAACGTCTGTTGTATTTGTGTATGACCTAAATAATTATGTGAAAATTCGTGGGCATATATAAATGCTATCGCAGCACAATATACACCATTTGTGTGACTTATAATATTTTCAAATTGCTGGGGATTACAGATGTTGGGTGTTACCCAATAAACATCCCTATTGAAGTTATGCAACAATTGCCGTCCTCTAAAAAAGCAATCATTAGCATACTCTACATCAATCAGATTGGGTTTATAACCATATTTGTTTATGCCAACAGCATCCATTATTGGAATATGTATGACATTCTCAAAATAGGCATTAAGATAAATACATACAGACCATAAATACTGACAAAAGTTTTCGTTGATATAGATATGATTTAATCCATTGCTATCTTTTTTTATTTCCGCAACATCGCTAATAGCTTTTCCTTCCCTTATGAATGTAAATCGACGAGAAAAGTTATTGATATTGCAATCGTCTTTTATCGCATCTAACAGTTCAACAACTTTTTCAATACATTGAATAGCATCATCAGATAGCTGTTCAACAGGTAAATAATATATTTCTTTCGCTTCTTTCATTTTACAAATTTTACTTGCAAAGGTAATGTGTTAATTTGTATTAGACGCTAAAATTCCTTGCGATATTGTTTACCGCAAGGAATTTCAGTCGTATCACAGGATATACAGCAGCGCAAACTCCGCCTTTCTCCGTTTGAGCAGCATGGCGTGCCGTTTACCTTTGTAGTTGCAGAAAGCGATATATTCCCGGTAAATGTTCCTGTCGCCCGCCTCCAATTTTCGGATCAGTGTGCTTTTGGGTATCTTCCCGCTCCCCAAAAGCCGGTATGGACCGACATTGTAGGCGAGCGTGGCAAGGAGCAGACTGTCACGCCCGAACTTGCGGAACATGGCGCAGAACTTCCGCAAGTCTTTCCGCAGGAGTGCGTCCGCCTGCCGCTTCGTCATGGTGCGTGCCGAATACCTTTCCCCCGGCTGCACCTGATGCCCCCAGCCCACGTATGGGTGGTGTTTCTCCGAGTGCCAGCCTTCAAAATACTTCGTACAGCGAACCGCCCGCTCGAAAGGCGGCAGGCGGTAGATTGACGCCTGCCCGTCCGTCCCCTTCTGACAGCTGTCCCGTGCGGACACGGAGCAGACCGCCAGAAGGGAACAGAGGATAGCCATGAATACACGCATCATCGTGTAAGGGGTTTGAAGTTTCCGATTGGGACAATAGAGATAGCCCCGTCATCCTTCACGTTGCGATTGTTGAAGTCAAATTCCAATTCGTAGGAGTTGCTGAAATTATCTTCCACCACTACGATGAAGTTGTGCACCTCGTCACCTTGCGCCGTGTAGTACAGCCGGAACTTCTCGTTTTCGAGCAGGTAGCGGTCGTTGGGCAGGAACGTAATGCCGTTGTCCATTTTCAATGTTCCTTCTCCCTCGAATTGGAAATACCGGATGGTATATAGGGTGTTGGCGTAATCGCCCGTCTTTTTCAACTCACAGCGGATTTCCACCGTCTGCCCCTTCGTTACCTTGTTAGGCACGGGCATGGTTTCCACTGTGAAGGGATAGGATTGCTGGATGTCCATGTCATCGTCACACGATGCGAGCGTGAGCAACATGGCGGCGAACAGGCAGAGTGCCAACGCCTTGAAGATGGATGTTCTCTTGTTCTTGTTGTTCAG
Encoded proteins:
- a CDS encoding DUF3872 domain-containing protein is translated as MNILNNKNKRTSIFKALALCLFAAMLLTLASCDDDMDIQQSYPFTVETMPVPNKVTKGQTVEIRCELKKTGDYANTLYTIRYFQFEGEGTLKMDNGITFLPNDRYLLENEKFRLYYTAQGDEVHNFIVVVEDNFSNSYELEFDFNNRNVKDDGAISIVPIGNFKPLTR
- a CDS encoding DUF3873 domain-containing protein, producing MATRMTINGISTCTEAGTEKYERFQLGIGRRKRTLVQYDYRHPTDGELFSCVKPTLDECRAARDKWLTAKDGKEDNR
- a CDS encoding DUF7688 family protein gives rise to the protein MEEIRQNGKIILHSDDGTSIRMIFKNLTGRNFQGQEYAEYIRHIAIGEMGFSPGIIEHCRDGEVIGKGKIPNV
- a CDS encoding DUF6956 domain-containing protein, yielding MNTAYQTLIVKFSEPIKVLDGIFDDAEAWGVDTLKGWIDDYESSRFTAINSHTAVITSEYNMECLMEWLKRNTPIAEITEC
- a CDS encoding glycoside hydrolase family protein, which encodes MMRVFMAILCSLLAVCSVSARDSCQKGTDGQASIYRLPPFERAVRCTKYFEGWHSEKHHPYVGWGHQVQPGERYSARTMTKRQADALLRKDLRKFCAMFRKFGRDSLLLATLAYNVGPYRLLGSGKIPKSTLIRKLEAGDRNIYREYIAFCNYKGKRHAMLLKRRKAEFALLYIL
- a CDS encoding PcfK-like family protein, giving the protein MKGTDHFKRTIQMYLEQRAAEDALFAKNYRNPAKNIDDCVTYILNYVQRSGCNGFTDGEIFGQAVHYYDENEIEVGKPIQCQVAVNHVVELTAEEKAEARQNAVRRYQEEELRKLQNRSKPRTATKATAQEVQQPNLFNF
- a CDS encoding PcfJ domain-containing protein encodes the protein MKPRTPIQQEVARLSERLPKLTAIQRAYAFRHCFKHYAIKRADGTNICTECGHSWRSEHDLADTVCGCTCPHCGMELEALRTRKSVFSENEYFSIVTTCKQYQVIRFFFVKSRYKAGQAAEYSIYEVVQRWISPKGTTTTVARLRGMSILYYDLWAEYSDMEVRKNNKLRAYDINPVCTYPRQRFIPELKRNGFNGEYHNILPYDLFTAILSDSRAETLLKAGQYPMLRHYIRSSFDMERYWASIKICIRNGYTIADGSMWRDTIDLLRHFGKDTNSPKYVCPADLKAEHDRLMHKRNKEIERKKLEERIRQAKKHEKAYRKLKGIFFGIAFTDGTLQVRVLESVAEFAAEGTELHHCVFSNSYFLEKNSLILSATIDGKRIETVEVSLKTLEVVQSRGLHNSNTEYHDRIVNLVNSNVNLIRQRMEVA
- a CDS encoding phage exclusion protein Lit family protein, translating into MKEAKEIYYLPVEQLSDDAIQCIEKVVELLDAIKDDCNINNFSRRFTFIREGKAISDVAEIKKDSNGLNHIYINENFCQYLWSVCIYLNAYFENVIHIPIMDAVGINKYGYKPNLIDVEYANDCFFRGRQLLHNFNRDVYWVTPNICNPQQFENIISHTNGVYCAAIAFIYAHEFSHNYLGHTQIQQTFPHTIDDEIAADDTAISFIQTEYDSAWGNTYKAGVATVLAAILLMSEDSISGDGTHPDMDVRIENLVTKLELHEMDPLWGYLGVALRLWLLVFGGLSIEEDMQQPGFGSYKEIYLFYMEKLKTVRQQRYPKIVKPDWDI